Proteins encoded together in one Terriglobus saanensis SP1PR4 window:
- the truA gene encoding tRNA pseudouridine(38-40) synthase TruA — MKLAYDGTDFAGWQVQPGLPTIQGSLASAIRSVTSEEVLPQGSGRTDAGVHALGQVVSLKLAVPIPPDNLKRALNRILPTSIRVLEAGIVAPEFHARRGVLSKTYRYTLFLCRPTKDVEEIVCSPERARWVWQYPAPLDVAAMMQAAERFVGTHDFTSFAANDPERKTRLEAESNAPDNIRTLYSSAWTLCGDELSYQVRGSGFLHHMVRNLVGTCVDVGAGRILATEMEKILVAKNRGAAGPTAPPQGLSLLEVEYGSEDLSDKDKRA, encoded by the coding sequence TTGAAGCTTGCCTATGACGGCACAGACTTCGCTGGCTGGCAGGTACAGCCGGGCCTTCCTACGATTCAAGGCTCGCTGGCGAGCGCCATTCGTTCTGTAACTTCCGAGGAGGTGTTGCCCCAGGGCTCTGGCCGAACCGATGCAGGGGTGCACGCACTGGGGCAGGTCGTCTCGCTCAAGTTGGCCGTGCCCATCCCTCCGGACAATCTTAAGCGCGCCCTCAATCGCATCCTGCCCACCAGTATTCGCGTTCTGGAAGCTGGAATCGTCGCGCCGGAGTTCCATGCGCGCCGTGGCGTCCTCAGTAAGACCTACCGGTACACCCTCTTCCTCTGTCGTCCCACAAAGGATGTCGAAGAGATCGTCTGCTCTCCGGAAAGAGCACGCTGGGTATGGCAGTATCCCGCGCCACTTGACGTCGCCGCCATGATGCAAGCCGCGGAAAGGTTTGTAGGAACACACGACTTTACCTCGTTTGCCGCCAACGATCCCGAGCGCAAGACCCGTTTGGAGGCGGAAAGCAACGCCCCGGACAATATCCGAACACTCTATTCGTCGGCATGGACTCTGTGCGGAGACGAACTCTCCTACCAGGTCAGGGGGTCCGGCTTTCTTCACCATATGGTGCGCAACCTGGTCGGAACCTGCGTCGATGTGGGTGCTGGCCGCATCCTTGCTACTGAGATGGAGAAGATTCTGGTTGCAAAAAATCGCGGTGCCGCTGGCCCAACGGCACCGCCGCAAGGCCTCAGTCTGCTCGAAGTCGAATATGGGTCGGAGGATCTCTCCGATAAGGACAAGCGCGCATGA
- a CDS encoding DMT family transporter, whose amino-acid sequence MTTRKDSITAHLLLLAVVALWGGTFVLVKDALIDASPLFFNQIRMALAFVVLAGIHWRIWHSLTRTSLIAGAVAGLFLAAGYDFQTVGLARTTPSKSAFLTGLVVVFVPLLSAIPKLRPAGVGSPRWPAIAGAVLAFVGILRLTLPSGTPMQEMWSAINVGDLLSLACALAFALHLLALGRMAREVPTGHLATLQIGFCVLFMTFATPTFEKSYFHMTPRLVLALGICAVFATAAAFSIQTWAQQHLKPTHTALLLSLEPAFAWIMSLLLRREAFSLRSAQGAGLIFAGILVTELLTFPVALEPEAN is encoded by the coding sequence ATGACAACCAGAAAAGACTCCATCACCGCGCATCTCCTCCTTTTGGCGGTCGTGGCCCTCTGGGGTGGGACCTTCGTCCTGGTGAAAGACGCCCTCATCGACGCCAGTCCCCTGTTCTTCAACCAGATCCGTATGGCACTTGCCTTCGTGGTGCTTGCCGGCATTCACTGGAGGATCTGGCACAGCCTGACGCGCACCTCCCTCATCGCGGGTGCTGTCGCGGGTCTCTTTCTTGCTGCGGGCTACGATTTCCAGACTGTCGGCCTCGCGCGTACGACTCCATCCAAATCTGCCTTCCTCACAGGCCTGGTCGTAGTCTTCGTCCCGCTGCTGAGTGCGATTCCAAAACTGCGCCCCGCAGGAGTCGGAAGCCCAAGGTGGCCGGCAATCGCAGGAGCTGTGCTCGCTTTTGTTGGCATTCTTCGACTGACCTTACCCTCCGGCACTCCCATGCAAGAGATGTGGAGTGCGATCAACGTAGGGGATCTGCTGTCGCTGGCCTGCGCACTTGCCTTCGCCCTGCATCTGCTCGCCCTGGGACGCATGGCCCGGGAAGTCCCCACAGGCCACCTTGCCACCCTGCAGATAGGGTTTTGCGTCCTGTTCATGACCTTCGCCACACCAACATTCGAGAAAAGTTATTTTCATATGACACCACGCCTCGTCCTGGCCCTTGGGATCTGCGCTGTCTTTGCCACAGCCGCGGCATTCAGCATTCAGACCTGGGCCCAGCAGCACCTCAAACCGACGCACACGGCGCTTTTGCTCTCGCTGGAGCCTGCCTTCGCCTGGATAATGTCGCTTTTGTTGCGTCGCGAGGCCTTCAGCCTCCGCTCCGCTCAGGGTGCGGGCCTTATCTTTGCAGGCATCCTTGTAACAGAACTTCTGACCTTTCCCGTCGCCCTGGAGCCCGAAGCCAACTAG
- a CDS encoding M20/M25/M40 family metallo-hydrolase, with the protein MNASAHQRIVRIAALPAVHRAFQWLHLQEQRFRQWQIDLTRIPAPPFGEAKRAAWTLEQMQTLSLTSTGIDGAGNAIGYLRPPVPGEPLLLLSAHLDTVFPQETAIDVREDGDLLHAPGICDNGAGVAGLLALIGSILHAGLPLATNILFAANVGEEAEGNLRGMRHLFHGEMGPRITTAIALEGSGTETVVTRALGSKRFQVTVAGPGGHSWTDAGRANPIVTLARAIAELTPHSLLEDPRTTINVGTIQGGTSVTAIPEVATALFDLRSVDEGELLASEVRLFRAVEDAVLAANLSPGKDLSTEENLRFHIRSIGDRPAATLPEDSPLLQTIQAVDRHLGIRTSERVGSTDANLPLSLGIQAVAIGAGGRGGGIHTLREWYDPRGREIALRRILLTLVDRCDLK; encoded by the coding sequence ATGAACGCCTCAGCCCATCAACGGATCGTTCGGATCGCCGCGCTTCCGGCAGTGCATCGCGCGTTTCAATGGCTGCACCTGCAGGAACAACGGTTTCGCCAGTGGCAGATCGATCTGACCCGCATCCCTGCACCTCCTTTTGGAGAAGCCAAGCGCGCCGCATGGACGCTGGAACAGATGCAGACGCTCAGCCTGACTTCTACCGGAATCGACGGCGCTGGCAATGCGATTGGTTATCTTCGCCCACCCGTGCCCGGAGAGCCTCTGCTTCTGCTTTCTGCCCATCTCGACACGGTATTTCCCCAGGAGACAGCCATTGACGTCCGTGAAGACGGCGATCTGCTCCATGCCCCCGGCATCTGTGATAACGGCGCAGGGGTTGCCGGTCTTCTTGCGCTGATTGGGTCCATCCTGCACGCGGGGCTACCCCTTGCAACCAACATTCTCTTCGCCGCAAATGTAGGCGAAGAGGCCGAAGGCAATCTTCGGGGTATGCGCCATCTCTTTCACGGGGAGATGGGACCGCGTATCACCACTGCCATCGCGCTGGAGGGAAGCGGCACAGAAACAGTCGTCACACGTGCCCTTGGAAGCAAACGCTTTCAAGTAACGGTAGCTGGCCCCGGAGGACACTCCTGGACCGACGCTGGGCGCGCCAACCCCATCGTCACACTGGCGCGTGCGATCGCCGAACTCACGCCTCACTCTCTCCTGGAAGATCCGCGGACGACGATCAACGTCGGCACCATCCAAGGTGGCACCTCGGTCACGGCGATTCCAGAAGTCGCGACCGCTCTCTTCGATCTGCGCTCGGTGGATGAAGGAGAACTTCTCGCCAGCGAAGTCCGCCTCTTCCGTGCAGTAGAAGATGCAGTACTCGCTGCAAACCTCTCACCAGGGAAAGACCTCAGTACGGAGGAGAACCTCCGCTTCCATATCCGCTCCATCGGCGACCGCCCCGCCGCCACGCTGCCCGAGGATTCTCCTCTCCTCCAGACGATTCAGGCAGTAGACCGTCACCTTGGCATTCGGACCAGCGAGCGTGTCGGATCCACCGATGCGAACCTCCCTCTGTCCCTCGGGATTCAGGCCGTCGCCATCGGCGCGGGAGGACGCGGAGGCGGCATTCATACCCTGCGCGAATGGTACGATCCGCGTGGCCGGGAGATAGCGCTGCGAAGAATCCTGCTCACGCTCGTCGACCGCTGTGATCTCAAATGA
- a CDS encoding TolC family protein produces the protein MRSKNLQAAAGIALMLMGSLNGTAWGQQTPAPSPTTPAAPQAVQNDTTGQAGLPQAPQPVYTEPLFLRDTPGDYAKPKKAFPKVWAPYTSMDYPRPRLSNTPRLGDLMSGGKIYLSLSDAITLALENNYDIAIARVNLDIADTDLLRAKAGGSLRGVSTGLVTNTLGGTTTTITGGGGPGGTTTSTGGSGTGASGLVLSTNGLGPVPQLLDPTLTGTVQAERASTVQSSNLISGTNVLSQDTNTYNFGYNQGFITGTTLAVTFNNTHQTSNSTRTSYNPLLQSTFQARVQQHLLQGFGWGVNGRFIVQAKNTRRITDSGFRQQVIYTVTQVESIYWALVSAYEDDLAKTRALEQSTQLAKDNRKQLEIGTLAPLDIVNSDNAVATDQQASIQSKTNLEYQQLLLKQAIARNLSDPQLSVAPVIPTDRVDLGRLPEEDQTVEDLVALAYKNNPQIEQAVLNMKNNDITRKALKNGLLPTVDVYGFYGSSAVGGSVVTANNPGANSSGYGNVFSNLFNNTSPDKGAGVTVSIPIRNRIAQADQARSQMEYQQSEMRLQQIYIQTRMQVINGQYALTNDRAAVQSAQSSRDFQLQSLDAEEKKYKLGASTTANVLQQQRNLATAENSLISATAAYARDRASLLQILANTLDRYGISLADAATGTVVQKPAVPGLTAPGPTPVAKPLTASPEPLPNIAPTPVH, from the coding sequence GTGAGATCGAAGAATTTGCAGGCTGCAGCAGGAATCGCCCTGATGCTGATGGGTTCTCTGAATGGAACGGCATGGGGGCAGCAGACACCTGCGCCTTCGCCGACGACACCCGCTGCGCCTCAGGCCGTGCAGAACGATACCACCGGCCAGGCCGGGCTCCCTCAAGCCCCGCAGCCGGTCTACACCGAACCGCTCTTCCTCCGGGATACGCCGGGCGACTACGCCAAGCCGAAAAAGGCTTTCCCCAAAGTCTGGGCTCCTTATACCTCGATGGACTACCCCCGTCCGCGTCTGAGCAATACACCGCGTCTGGGTGATCTGATGAGCGGTGGCAAAATCTACCTTTCGCTCTCTGACGCCATTACCCTGGCGCTGGAAAATAACTATGACATTGCTATCGCGCGCGTGAATCTGGATATCGCCGACACCGACCTCCTTCGCGCCAAGGCAGGCGGATCCCTGCGTGGTGTTTCCACCGGACTCGTGACGAACACCTTGGGCGGCACCACGACGACCATTACGGGTGGGGGTGGACCGGGCGGTACGACTACTTCGACCGGCGGCTCGGGTACGGGTGCATCGGGTCTCGTTCTTTCCACCAATGGATTGGGCCCTGTGCCACAGTTGCTAGATCCCACACTTACTGGCACAGTGCAGGCGGAGCGCGCCAGCACTGTGCAATCGAGCAACCTCATCAGTGGAACAAATGTTTTGAGCCAAGACACAAACACCTACAACTTTGGTTATAACCAGGGATTTATCACGGGTACTACTCTGGCTGTGACATTCAACAATACGCACCAGACCAGCAATAGCACGCGCACCTCGTATAACCCACTTCTTCAATCCACCTTCCAGGCGCGTGTACAGCAGCATCTTCTGCAGGGCTTTGGGTGGGGAGTCAACGGGCGCTTCATCGTGCAGGCGAAGAACACTCGACGGATTACAGACTCCGGGTTTCGCCAACAGGTGATCTATACCGTCACACAGGTGGAAAGCATCTACTGGGCGCTTGTTTCGGCCTATGAAGATGACCTAGCCAAGACGCGCGCTCTGGAGCAGAGCACACAGCTTGCGAAGGATAACCGGAAACAGTTGGAGATCGGGACGCTCGCGCCACTGGATATTGTGAACTCGGATAATGCCGTTGCCACAGATCAGCAGGCGAGCATCCAGTCCAAGACCAACCTGGAGTACCAGCAGCTTTTGCTGAAGCAGGCGATTGCGCGCAACCTGAGCGATCCGCAGCTTTCGGTAGCTCCTGTGATTCCGACGGACCGCGTCGACCTTGGACGTCTTCCTGAAGAAGACCAGACCGTCGAAGATCTGGTCGCCCTGGCGTATAAGAACAACCCTCAAATTGAGCAAGCTGTTCTAAATATGAAGAACAACGACATCACGCGGAAGGCTCTGAAAAACGGACTTCTTCCGACTGTCGATGTCTATGGTTTTTATGGTTCTTCTGCGGTAGGCGGAAGTGTAGTCACCGCAAATAATCCGGGTGCTAACTCGTCAGGTTATGGCAATGTCTTCTCAAATCTGTTCAACAACACTTCTCCCGACAAGGGCGCAGGTGTAACGGTAAGCATTCCGATTCGTAACCGCATCGCACAGGCGGATCAGGCGCGTTCGCAGATGGAATATCAGCAATCCGAGATGCGTTTGCAGCAGATTTACATTCAGACCCGCATGCAAGTCATCAACGGGCAGTATGCGCTGACCAACGATCGTGCGGCGGTTCAGTCTGCGCAGAGTTCGCGTGACTTCCAGCTGCAGTCTCTCGACGCGGAAGAGAAGAAGTACAAGCTGGGTGCCTCCACTACTGCGAACGTTCTGCAGCAGCAGCGCAACCTAGCGACCGCAGAGAACAGCCTGATTTCGGCCACGGCTGCTTACGCCCGGGATCGCGCCAGCCTTCTGCAGATTCTAGCCAACACGTTGGATCGCTACGGCATCTCGCTCGCCGATGCCGCGACCGGCACCGTGGTCCAGAAACCGGCGGTTCCTGGCCTTACGGCCCCCGGGCCGACTCCCGTAGCAAAGCCACTCACTGCATCACCAGAACCATTACCTAACATCGCGCCAACGCCGGTTCACTAA